A window of Rhodothermales bacterium genomic DNA:
TTCGTCTCTCGGAGCCGGATGAGATCCGCGCGACCGTTTATGACATCCTCGGCCGCAGAGTAATCGAAGTCGGTCCCATTCGACTCCCGCAAGGCGTGACGCGGGGAATCCCGATTGACGCCGCTGGTCTTCCGGCTGGTCGGTACGTCCTGCGTGTGTCAGGATCTTCTACGATTCTGACGCGGCTCATAACGGTTGTGAAATAGACCACCCGTCGGCATTCCCACCTGATGGCACGGTATACGTGATGAGACGATTCTGGATATGGCTCGTTCTTGCTCCGTTTCTTTCGGTGCTCGGACTGTCTGGCTGCGAGCTCTCGTCGAATCTTGGGGGCGACTCGGGTCCCCTGCAGACGGTGTTCTCCCGTCAGATACAGCCGACCCTGAACCAGAAATGCACGTCGTGTCATGGACTGCTTTCGCAGGAGGCCGGGCTTTCCCTGGCGTCGTGGCAGGATGTGTTTCAAGGCTCCCGGTATGGCGATGTCGTTATTCCTTTCAGCCCTGCCCGAAGCCTCCTGCTGCGTATGGCGACGGCGAGGGTCGGAGGCGCGCACCCCGGCGAGTTGGCGGCCGACACGCTGTCGCAGAATGAACTCCAGCTCTTGCGCGAATGGATCACTGATGGTGCGCCCGGCGACGACGGTACGGTCGCGTTTGAGGATGCGGAGGATCTTCTGTACGTCGCGAATCAGGAGGCCGCCACCGTGTCGATCATCGACATGACGACGAACGTCGTGGCCCGCGTCGTCGACTTGAGAGACCACGGCTACTCCGCGACTTCAAAACCTCACCACGTCGCTGTCGAACCCGACGGGAGCTACTGGTACGTTTCGCTGATCGGAGAGAACCGCATCGCCCGGTTTGACCGAATGAATAATCTGTCGGGCGAATTTGAGTTTGAAACACCGGGAATGCTGGCGATCGACCCCGCTGCAGACTGGCTTTACGCCGGCCGATCGCTGTCTGCGCCCAATCCGCCCGCGTCAATCGGAAAGATTCGTCGAAGTGACATGAGCGGCGGGGTCATTTCCGTTGTGTTTCCGCGGCCGCACGCACTCGCGACCGACCCAACCGGGGCGTTCGTCTATTCCTCGTCCCTGGGTCAGAATCAAATAATCACGTACGAGACGGCGTCGGAAGACGTCACATTCTCTCCCGTTGCAGGTCCGATCCACTCATTTGTGCAACACGTCATTACACCGGATGGCGGGACTCTGGCGGCGACCGCTCAGCTGACAAACGAGATCCTCTTCTTTGATCTGGCAACGCCGTCGATTCCGGCGTTTTCCTGGTCCGTCGGCGCGAACGCATCCCCGTGGCATCCGGTATTTGCACCTGACGGGCTGCACCTGTACGTCGGAAACAAGGACGCCAACACGGTGACGGTCGTCTCCGTCGTGAACCGCCGGGTTGAGAGAATAATTACGGGTGACGGTCTGTCCGAGCCCCACGGCTCTGCCCTCTCACCGGATGGCAGCCTTCTCTACATATCCAACAGGAATGCGAGCGGGTTGTACACACCGAGGCACGACCTGGGCGACAACGGACGGGACGGAACGGTCGTAATGATCGACCGGATCACAGGAGACATCACGAAAGTACTTGAGGTTGGCCCTTTTGCGGCAGGACTCGGAACCAGATGACTTCGCCATTCGGTCGCTGACCCGGTTGTTTCTGACCATCGCTGTTCTGCTGGCGACTCCCGGCGAGTTCGTCATGGCGCAGGACCACCAGCTCGTCCGCGTCGTGTCTCCCTTTTCTGTGACCGACGCCGGGCTTTCACTCCGGTACCCATTCCTCGGCGGATTCGATGGCCCGCGGCCTGAGTTCGTAGACATCGACGGCGACGGTGACCTGGACCTCTTCGTTCAGGAGCACGTGGGTTCGGTAATGTTCTTTCGAAATGACGGAAGCGGGCAGTCGGCGGATTTCGTTTTTGTGACCGACGACTATCAGAGACTCGATGTCGGGCAGTGGTTCACGTTCGCAGACGTCGACGGCGATCAGGATCTCGATCTGCTGGCCGAACAGCCGTTCGGGCGCATTCGTGTTTATCGGAATGACGGTGGCACATCCCAGCCGGCTTTCACGCCGTCCGCCGACACACTCAAAACGGACACGGGTGACGTCATTGTGACGGAGCCTCCGACGCTTCCTGTCGTTGTCGATGTCGATTGCAACGGCCGCCTCGACCTGATGATAGGCCGTCAGTCGGGCACAATCTCCAGATACGAGTGGATCGGTACCGACGGCAACGGCGATCCTGTCTTTACGTTCGTTGAGGATCGTTATCAGGGCATCGAGGTTGTGGGCGGGATCGGCAAGCGGGGCGGTTCAGCGCTTCATGGAGCGAGTGCCATGTCATTCTCGGATCTGGACGGAGATAACGATCCGGACCTTCTATGGGGTGATTTTTTCGAGCCAAATCTGATCCTGTTCAGGAATGAGGGTACCTGCGGCACTCCGGCCCTGGTGCGCGAGTCGGATGCGGCCATGCGCAGCGGTGCGGATGCGGTGAACACGTCCGGGTTCAATGCTCCGAGGGTCACCGACATCGATGCGGACGGTGCGCTGGATTTGTTCGTCGGCGTGCAGGGAGGAGCGTTTGTGACGAGCTCATCAAGCGTTGAAAACTTCTATCGCTTTGAAGAGGTCAACGGTGCCTTCGATCTGGTAACCCGACGATACCTGCCCGTCATTGATGTAGGATCCGAAGCGGCCCCCGTCATTGCTGATCTCACGGGTGACGGCAATCCTGACATTGCAGTGGGGAACATCATTTCACCGTTCGATCCAACGCACGCGTCACTCGCTCTCATCAAGAAAACGCCAACCGGGCTCGATGTACTCGGTACGGACGTGATCTCGTTTCAGGGGTTCTCGGCTACTCCGGCCGCCGTCGATCTTGATTGCGATCTGGACATCGACCTGTTCATTGGCGGGTTCGACGGCACGATCCGTTCATACGTTAACAACGGGAGCGGTGGCGCCGATGCGTGGGCTCTCGATGAGTCCAACTTTGCCGGAATCGATGTGGGTTCAAACAGTGCGCCGTCCTGGGCGGACATCGATTCCGATGGGGATGCAGATCTTTTTGTGGGCGAAGGTGCGGGCAATGTCAACTACTTCAAGAACATTGGATCGCGGTGCGCACCCGTTCTGACTCTTGAGCAAGAACAGTTTGCAGGTATCGATGCCGGCCAGCGGAGCCGGCCGGCGTTAGCTGACTATGACGCGGACGGTGATGTGGATCTTTTTGTTGGGTCGGACGACGGTACGGTCCGCTTCTATCGAAACGTGGGATCGCCCCAGGCCCACCAGTTCGTCGAGGGCGAACCGATCCTGGTGCCGGTCACGGGAATCGTGTCGCCGGCTCTCGGCGATCTGGACGGAGATGGTGATCTGGATGTGATCATCGGCGTCGCTTCAGGAGGGCTGCTGTATTATCGCAACGACCGGGTTGTGACGGCTCGTGAGGCTCTGCCACGCACAGCGGGCAACGTGCCGACGGTGCGCACGATCTATCCGAATCCCGCGGGAGAGCGTGTAGTCGTTGAGGTGGAACTGCCGCACGCCGGACGGCTGGGCATCGAGGTTGTGGACATGCTGGGGCGAGTCGTCTTGCGAAAGTCCTACCAGTCATTGCCGGCGGGATCCGTACGACTTCCGCTCATCGGTCTGGAACTGGCCTCGGGGGTGTACGTGCTTCGGATCGTCGGCGCAACGGGTCAGGCGTCGGCGACGTTCGCGATACGTCGCTAGGCGGTCGTTGCGTTGCGAAGTTCTGGACCACTGAAACGAGAAAGCGCCAGAACGAAAACGACCCCTGCGATCATGAGAGCGACGGGCAGCAGGATGTTGTCTGTCGAATCCGGAAGGAGAAGAGACCGGTCGACGGTGATCCATGGCCAGAGGGCGCGGAGCGAGCCTCCCATAAGGCCGAGAAGAACGGCCATCGTCAGGTCGTGGTAGTGTTCGAGGAGCCAGTTGAGGATTCCGGAGAACGACCCGAGTCCGACGGCGGCTCCGGCACCGAAAACTGCAACGTACAGGAGTTCTCTGTTGTCAATTGCTGTAAGTGTGGGCTCGTAAATACCGAACACGAGAAGGAAGAATGCGCCGCTTACTCCCGGCAGAATCATGGCGCAGATTGCGACGGCTGCCATGAGAAAAACTGACCAGAGCGACGGGTCGACGGCCTCTCGCGCCGGTAGGCCAACCAGCACGAATGCCGCAACGGCGGATGCAACAGCCAGGGCGAGCGCGCGCGGACCGCGCTCCGTCATCCGTCGCCATGGAATAGTCAGCGAACCGACGATCAATCCGAAGAAGAGCGCCCGCATCTGCACGGGGTAGTTTTCCAGCAGATCGGGAATGAAGGCGGCCCCGATCAGGAGTGCCGTCACAATTCCGGCAAACAGCGGAACGATGAGTAGCCACTCGACCTCCGCGAGGTGTCTGCGGAACTCCGGCACGCTTCCACGCAGCAGCGCAACCAGCGAATCAAACACAAGCTTGATGCAGTGAACCAGGCGCTCATAGATCCCGACGATGAGAGCAACTGTTCCACCGCTGACCCCGGGTATGATGTCGGCACCGCCCATGAGAAGTCCCCGGGCGTAGTTGGCGATGATTTGCGGGATCCCTTTAATCGGCACGGTGGTCGGATCTTCTGGAAACAAAACGGGCGGCCGTTTCGCGCGCCGCCCACCCTTCTGGAGAAGTGTACTCGTACTTAACTATCCAGCCCCAGTTCGCGGCGGATATCTGAATCGGCGAGCAACTCGGGCCACGAAGTCTGCCATTCATCCTTCTTCTTTGGATCAATGACAAACGCCATCTTGAGGGAGCGGAGGCTTTCCTCGGATCTTCCGAGAGCCAACAGGGCCTTGGCCTGCTGAACGTACGCGCCGGCGCAGTCAGGTTTCAGCGAGAGGGCCCGGCTATACGCCTCCAGTGCCTCCTCCATTCTCGAGGCCTTGAAAAGCGTCTCGGCATAATCAAGCCACGCGTCACGGTTTCCGGAATCAAGTTTCACCACCATGCGGTACGAGTCGGCGGCCTGCTGGAGCTTGCCGATCACGTGCTCACTGTCAGCTTTGGCATACCAGAACTCGCCGACATCCGGGGTAATGCTGATTGCGCGATCGTAGAACTCGATGGCTTCCGTGTGCTGGTCCTGCGCGTCGAAGCAGCAGCCGAGTCCGTACCATGCCTCCGCATACTTCGGATCTTCCTTCAGCGCATTTCTGAACTGATGAATGGCAGCACTGAACTGGCCGAGCTCCTCGTGGGCAAGTGCGATATTGTAGTGCGTCGCCGCGTCACCGCCTTCTAGTTCAATGACCTGAGCGTAGCTGGCGATAGCTTCCTGGAGGCGATTCATATTCGCCAACGCATTTCCGCGATTGTAATGAGCGGAGGCAAAATCCTCCTTGATGGCAATCGCCATGTCGTACGACCATGCCGCGTCCTTGAATCGCTTCATGCGGTTGAGCACGATTCCCCGGTTGTACCAGGCGTCGCAAGAGTAAGGGTCCTGGTCGATATGCCGATCGTAGCACTCGACGCTTCGCGCATCCTGCCCCAGGCGATCGTAGCAGTAGCCGAGCTCGTACCACGCCTCCGGATGATCCTCATTCATCTCGATGCACGAGACGAAAACTTCGACCGCGTCGGCGAGCCGTTCCATCCGCTCCAGCGTAACGCCTTTGTTGAACAGGGCGTCGTCGTGAGAGGGATCGAGACACAGTGCTTGCTCATACGCCGCAAGAGCAGCCTCAGCATCGTTGAGCGTGTCGAGCGTGATACCCCGATTGACTATAGTCTCTGTGTCATTGGGGTTGATCGCGAGAGACTTGTCGTAGGCCTGCAGCGCGTCGTCGTGACGGCCGAGGTTGTTCATGAGCACGCCGCGTCGCATCCAGGCGTCCGACGAGAACGGGTAGCTGTCGAGCAGCCTGTCGATCACGCCGAGAGCTCCCTCATAGTCCGCACGCTCGAAGTAGTAGGTCGCGATCTCTTCGAGCGTATCGGAGTCATAGTAGGCTGACTCGCCTGACTCGTATGCGGAGACGAGGTCAGTCAGTCGCTGCTCGTCCGCAAACTCTTCCTGATCGTCAAAGCCGTATTCAAACATGCTCGCTTTGGATCGATTTTTCGCCCGCCAGGCGTGCAAAAATGGGTTTCTCTACCTTGTGTGCGGCGACGACGTTCGAGATGGTGGCGACGTGCTTCAAACGCACAAACCAGTATAATTTGAGATTGCAGCTTATGCAAGCGGTTCGGCAAGCGGACCGGTCACAGTATGTATTAACGAATCAAACCCGATTTCTTGCTCCGGAGCTTCTGGGCTCATAACGGGGCAGAATCGTCCCACACTATGCCTCTCATTACGTTCGAGGGAATTGACGGCAGTGGAAAGGGCACTCAGATTCGCCTGCTGCGCAAGAGGTGCCAGGCGCTGGGTGTCGATTCCACCGTCTTTCGGGAGCCGGGTGGCACGCTGCTGTCGGAGCGTGTTCGGCCGCTGTTGCTGGATCCAGCGTTGCACGTCGAGCCACTGGCGGAACTCCTGCTTTTCTCGGCCGCTCGATCACAGCTGTGCGAGGAGAAGATCCGGCCGCTTCTTGCCGAAGGCGCTGTCGTCATTCTGGACCGGTTCTATGATTCTACGGTTGCCTACCAGGGGGGAGGGAGACAGATCGGCGATTTTGACTGGCTTTCGGAGTTCAATCGCCGCGTCACCGGAGGACTGGAGCCGGACCGAACCTATTATCTCAGAGTCACTCTGGAAGTTGCGGCGCGGCGTCGCCGACATCGCGAAGAAGATCGCCTGGAATCGGGCGGCGAGGCATTCTTCGAACGGGTTGAGGCGGCCTATGAACGCATCGCACGGGAAAATCACGATCGCGTCGTGTCGATCGATGGAAACGGTCCGCCCGAGGAGGTCGCAGATGCAGTGTGGAAAGACGCCCGAACCCTGATTGTGCCACTGGAACCCGGCTCTTGAGGCCCGGTTCATCCGTGGCCGCGGTAAGCAACAACCGACATGTCACTTATTCCAAAGCGTCAACAGGAGGAGGTTCGCCGGATCTTCAGCGATTTCCTGAAGGACGGGAATCAACGGCAGACGCCGGAACGGTTCACGATTCTGGAAGAAGTCTACCAGACT
This region includes:
- a CDS encoding beta-propeller fold lactonase family protein, with protein sequence MRRFWIWLVLAPFLSVLGLSGCELSSNLGGDSGPLQTVFSRQIQPTLNQKCTSCHGLLSQEAGLSLASWQDVFQGSRYGDVVIPFSPARSLLLRMATARVGGAHPGELAADTLSQNELQLLREWITDGAPGDDGTVAFEDAEDLLYVANQEAATVSIIDMTTNVVARVVDLRDHGYSATSKPHHVAVEPDGSYWYVSLIGENRIARFDRMNNLSGEFEFETPGMLAIDPAADWLYAGRSLSAPNPPASIGKIRRSDMSGGVISVVFPRPHALATDPTGAFVYSSSLGQNQIITYETASEDVTFSPVAGPIHSFVQHVITPDGGTLAATAQLTNEILFFDLATPSIPAFSWSVGANASPWHPVFAPDGLHLYVGNKDANTVTVVSVVNRRVERIITGDGLSEPHGSALSPDGSLLYISNRNASGLYTPRHDLGDNGRDGTVVMIDRITGDITKVLEVGPFAAGLGTR
- a CDS encoding T9SS type A sorting domain-containing protein codes for the protein MRLALLRQDSEPDDFAIRSLTRLFLTIAVLLATPGEFVMAQDHQLVRVVSPFSVTDAGLSLRYPFLGGFDGPRPEFVDIDGDGDLDLFVQEHVGSVMFFRNDGSGQSADFVFVTDDYQRLDVGQWFTFADVDGDQDLDLLAEQPFGRIRVYRNDGGTSQPAFTPSADTLKTDTGDVIVTEPPTLPVVVDVDCNGRLDLMIGRQSGTISRYEWIGTDGNGDPVFTFVEDRYQGIEVVGGIGKRGGSALHGASAMSFSDLDGDNDPDLLWGDFFEPNLILFRNEGTCGTPALVRESDAAMRSGADAVNTSGFNAPRVTDIDADGALDLFVGVQGGAFVTSSSSVENFYRFEEVNGAFDLVTRRYLPVIDVGSEAAPVIADLTGDGNPDIAVGNIISPFDPTHASLALIKKTPTGLDVLGTDVISFQGFSATPAAVDLDCDLDIDLFIGGFDGTIRSYVNNGSGGADAWALDESNFAGIDVGSNSAPSWADIDSDGDADLFVGEGAGNVNYFKNIGSRCAPVLTLEQEQFAGIDAGQRSRPALADYDADGDVDLFVGSDDGTVRFYRNVGSPQAHQFVEGEPILVPVTGIVSPALGDLDGDGDLDVIIGVASGGLLYYRNDRVVTAREALPRTAGNVPTVRTIYPNPAGERVVVEVELPHAGRLGIEVVDMLGRVVLRKSYQSLPAGSVRLPLIGLELASGVYVLRIVGATGQASATFAIRR
- a CDS encoding DUF368 domain-containing protein; amino-acid sequence: MGGADIIPGVSGGTVALIVGIYERLVHCIKLVFDSLVALLRGSVPEFRRHLAEVEWLLIVPLFAGIVTALLIGAAFIPDLLENYPVQMRALFFGLIVGSLTIPWRRMTERGPRALALAVASAVAAFVLVGLPAREAVDPSLWSVFLMAAVAICAMILPGVSGAFFLLVFGIYEPTLTAIDNRELLYVAVFGAGAAVGLGSFSGILNWLLEHYHDLTMAVLLGLMGGSLRALWPWITVDRSLLLPDSTDNILLPVALMIAGVVFVLALSRFSGPELRNATTA
- a CDS encoding tetratricopeptide repeat protein; translation: MFEYGFDDQEEFADEQRLTDLVSAYESGESAYYDSDTLEEIATYYFERADYEGALGVIDRLLDSYPFSSDAWMRRGVLMNNLGRHDDALQAYDKSLAINPNDTETIVNRGITLDTLNDAEAALAAYEQALCLDPSHDDALFNKGVTLERMERLADAVEVFVSCIEMNEDHPEAWYELGYCYDRLGQDARSVECYDRHIDQDPYSCDAWYNRGIVLNRMKRFKDAAWSYDMAIAIKEDFASAHYNRGNALANMNRLQEAIASYAQVIELEGGDAATHYNIALAHEELGQFSAAIHQFRNALKEDPKYAEAWYGLGCCFDAQDQHTEAIEFYDRAISITPDVGEFWYAKADSEHVIGKLQQAADSYRMVVKLDSGNRDAWLDYAETLFKASRMEEALEAYSRALSLKPDCAGAYVQQAKALLALGRSEESLRSLKMAFVIDPKKKDEWQTSWPELLADSDIRRELGLDS
- the tmk gene encoding dTMP kinase; protein product: MPLITFEGIDGSGKGTQIRLLRKRCQALGVDSTVFREPGGTLLSERVRPLLLDPALHVEPLAELLLFSAARSQLCEEKIRPLLAEGAVVILDRFYDSTVAYQGGGRQIGDFDWLSEFNRRVTGGLEPDRTYYLRVTLEVAARRRRHREEDRLESGGEAFFERVEAAYERIARENHDRVVSIDGNGPPEEVADAVWKDARTLIVPLEPGS